The following proteins are co-located in the Vigna angularis cultivar LongXiaoDou No.4 chromosome 2, ASM1680809v1, whole genome shotgun sequence genome:
- the LOC108319011 gene encoding probable methyltransferase At1g27930 codes for MKSRYPLQEKRWLLGLAVVGLIVLGFFLSTVGRSSETAYLCPSTLGIRTRKEFNYDPAPIQTRAILHYATSRVVPQQSVAEIKISLDVIKSLGRPCNFLIFGLGHDSLMWASFNPGGTTVFLEEDPKWVHSILKDAPGLRAHTVRYRTQLRDANTLLTSYRSEATCSPATAYLRGNQACKLALENLPNEVYETEWDMIMIDAPKGYFAEAPGRMSAVFSAAVMARNRKEAGVTHVFLHDVDRKVEKVYAEEFLCKKNLVNGAGRLWHFQIPPSNDTVSSSFC; via the coding sequence ATGAAGAGCCGTTATCCGTTACAGGAGAAACGGTGGTTGCTGGGCCTGGCCGTGGTGGGCCTGATTGTCCTGGGCTTTTTCCTCTCAACCGTAGGCCGATCTTCGGAAACCGCCTACCTGTGTCCGAGCACGCTGGGGATCCGAACCCGAAAAGAATTCAATTACGACCCGGCACCGATCCAGACGCGGGCCATTCTCCACTACGCGACCTCGCGCGTGGTGCCGCAGCAATCGGTGGCGGAGATCAAGATCAGTCTGGACGTGATAAAGTCACTGGGCCGGCCATGCAACTTCCTTATCTTCGGGCTGGGCCACGATTCCCTCATGTGGGCCTCGTTCAACCCGGGTGGCACCACGGTGTTCCTCGAGGAGGATCCTAAGTGGGTCCACTCGATCTTGAAAGACGCGCCGGGCCTGCGGGCTCATACGGTCCGTTACCGTACGCAGCTTCGCGACGCCAATACGCTGCTCACCTCGTACCGCTCCGAAGCCACGTGTTCTCCTGCGACGGCGTACCTTCGTGGCAACCAAGCGTGCAAGCTGGCGCTGGAGAATCTCCCCAACGAGGTTTACGAGACGGAGTGGGACATGATCATGATCGACGCGCCCAAGGGGTACTTCGCGGAGGCGCCGGGGCGGATGTCGGCGGTGTTTTCCGCCGCTGTGATGGCGCGTAACCGGAAGGAAGCCGGTGTAACGCACGTGTTCTTGCATGACGTGGATCGCAAGGTGGAGAAGGTTTACGCGGAAGAATTTCTGTGTAAGAAGAACTTGGTGAATGGTGCTGGAAGGCTTTGGCACTTTCAGATTCCTCCTTCTAACGACACCGTTTCTTCTAGTTTCTGCTAG
- the LOC108318982 gene encoding non-specific lipid transfer protein GPI-anchored 1, protein MKRQSRVFAVMFVVVMASCGWMKVAEGDDLSTKCASAIDKVPPCLTFATGKEDKPSDGCCAATSSIKQSNPECLCYIIEMTHKGSPQVKELGIKEDRLLQLPSACNIKNASITDCPKLLGLSPSSPDAAIFTNSSKVTPATSNTASTTPQSQNASHGSMVIPSMPMMISLTVVVAAISPVFVSIYT, encoded by the exons ATGAAGCGGCAGAGCAGAGTGTTTGCGGTGATGTTTGTGGTGGTGATGGCATCGTGTGGGTGGATGAAGGTGGCGGAAGGCGATGATTTGTCGACCAAGTGCGCGTCGGCGATTGACAAGGTTCCTCCGTGTTTGACTTTCGCGACGGGGAAGGAAGATAAACCGAGCGACGGTTGCTGCGCCGCAACTTCAAGCATAAAGCAGAGCAACCCAGAATGTTTGTGTTACATCATTGAAATGACTCACAAGGGTAGCCCACAGGTCAAAGAGTTGGGTATTAAAGAAGACAGGTTGCTTCAACTCCCTTCCGCTTGCAACATCAAGAACGCCAGCATCACCGACTGTCCCA AGCTTCTGGGTCTATCACCAAGTTCCCCTGATGCTGCAATCTTCACGAACTCTTCGAAGGTAACGCCTGCAACATCAAACACAGCAAGTACGACCCCACAAAGCCAAAACGCTTCGCATGGAAGTATGGTTATACCTAGTATGCCGATGATGATAAGTTTGACCGTTGTTGTGGCTGCAATTTCACCTGTTTTTGTGAGCATTTATACATGA
- the LOC108319068 gene encoding alpha-ketoglutarate-dependent dioxygenase alkB — translation MYGSENNRDDSERTAFRRAEKKYKLYYDNNASSKNKKKKQPKPVDLTEVLDFRSILECYLQSGALPPGVIVLHENFTSPVFSLQNRPGFYFIPGALTIEEQCSLIKESLTDFPQPPNRTNHNAMYGPIQDVFGAAKEGKVLVEDNSPISSSETGADIDNGDCKEWKFTTQKEASLRKCKSVSASALLRKLRWSTLGLQFDWSKRNYDMSLPHNKIPEPLCELAKQLAKPALPAGVEFRPEAAIVNYFGSGDTLGGHLDDMEADWSKPIVSLSLCCKAIFLLGGKSREDTPLAMFLRSGDVVLMAGDARECFHGVPRIFTDEENAEIGHLETRLTHEDDLCFLKYIQTSRININIRQVF, via the exons ATGTACGGATCGGAGAATAACCGCGATGATTCTGAGCGAACCGCTTTCAGAAGAGCAGAGAAGAAATACAAGCTTTACTACGACAACAATGCATCTTCCAAGAACAAAAA GAAAAAACAACCTAAACCAGTGGATTTAACGGAGGTTCTTGACTTCAGATCTATTCTAGAATGCTATCTTCAAAGCGGTGCACTTCCTCCGGGTGTTATTGTTCTCCACGAGAACTTCACCTCTCCGGTTTTCTCTTTGCAAAATCGCCCag gcttttattttattcctgGAGCATTAACCATTGAGGAACAGTGTAGTTTGATAAAGGAGAGTTTGACTGATTTTCCGCAGCCCCCTAACAGAACAAATCACAATGCCATGTATGGTCCAATTCAGGATGTTTTTGGTGCTGCTAAGGAAGGGAAAGTTTTGGTCGAAGACAACTCTCCAATTTCTTCATCAGAAACTGGTGCTGATATAGATAATGGAGATTGTAAGGAATGGAAATTTACTACCCAAAAGGAAGCGTCTTTGAGAAAGTGCAAATCCGTTTCTGCTTCTGCGTTGCTTCGGAAGTTACGATGGAGCACCCTGGGCCTGCAGTTTGATTGGTCCAAG CGGAATTACGATATGTCTCTCCCACATAACAAAATCCCTGAACCACTGTGTGAACTTGCCAAACAATTGGCCAAGCCTGCTTTACCTGCTGGTGTTGAATTCAGACCTGAAGCTGCAATTGTGAATTACTTTGGTTCAG GGGACACGCTGGGTGGTCACCTTGATGACATGGAAGCAGATTGGAGCAAGCCTATAGTTAGTTTAAG TCTGTGTTGCAAGGCTATATTTCTTTTGGGAGGAAAATCCAGAGAGGATACTCCTCTGGCAATGTTCCTTCGAAGTGGCGATGTGGTTCTTATGGCTGGAGATGCAAGGGAATGCTTTCATG GGGTTCCTCGAATCTTCACAGATGAAGAAAATGCTGAAATAGGCCATCTCGAGACACGGTTGACGCATGAAGATGATCTCTGTTTCTTAAAATACATCCAAACTTCTAGAATCAACATTAATATCAGACAAGTTTTTTGA
- the LOC108319015 gene encoding uncharacterized protein LOC108319015, producing the protein MGPVVLSQLATGLSVLAGAVIVKSVMDQKPMAGPFTRCPTCNGTGRVTCLCSRWSDGDVGCSTCSGSGRMACSSCGGSGTGRPLPAKIVIRPPSRPS; encoded by the coding sequence ATGGGTCCGGTGGTGCTCAGCCAACTAGCCACCGGTCTGAGCGTGCTGGCCGGAGCGGTCATCGTCAAGTCGGTCATGGACCAGAAGCCCATGGCCGGCCCATTCACTCGCTGCCCCACCTGCAACGGAACCGGTCGAGTAACCTGCCTCTGTTCGCGTTGGTCCGACGGCGACGTCGGATGCTCCACGTGTTCCGGCTCGGGTCGCATGGCCTGCAGCAGTTGCGGCGGCTCCGGCACCGGTCGACCCTTGCCGGCAAAAATCGTGATTCGCCCTCCCAGCCGCCCCTCTTAA
- the LOC108319066 gene encoding ranBP2-type zinc finger protein At1g67325 isoform X2, whose translation MSRVDNRNSSAAKRARTDGSRREDDWTCPSCGNVNFSFRTTCNMRNCTQPRPADHNSKSAAKPLQAPQGYSSAAPYLGSNAPSSIYLSVPPYGSSLFNGSSVPPYDVPFSGGSAYHYNYGSRLSAGSPYRPLHLSGPAPYTGGPVMGNGGIYGMPQLLDRYGLGVPIGPGTMGARPGFFHDDKSQKKDTTRDNDWTCPKCGNVNFSFRTVCNMRKCNTPKPGSQASKSDKNSKQKMPEGSWKCEKCNNINYPFRTKCNRQNCGADKPAESDKSASPSADQNDQ comes from the exons ATGTCTCGG GTTGACAACAGAAATTCCTCTGCCGCCAAGCGTGCCAGGACTGATG GAAGCCGTAGGGAAGATGATTGGACTTGCCCCAGCTGTGGCAATGTCAATTTCTCTTTCAGGACAACTTGTAACATGCGTAATTGCACTCAACCAAGGCCAGCTGATCATAATTCG AAATCTGCTGCCAAGCCTCTACAAGCTCCACAGGGTTATTCATCCGCAGCTCCTTATTTAGGCTCCAATGCTCCATCTTCTATATATCTTAGTGTCCCACCATATGGATCTTCTCTGTTCAATGGATCATCAGTTCCTCCCTATGATGTTCCATTTTCTGGAGGATCAGCATATCACTACAATTATGGTAGTCGCCTCTCTGCTGGAAGTCCTTATAGACCATTGCATTTATCTGGACCTGCACCCTACACTGGTGGGCCAGTGATGGGAAATG GTGGGATCTATGGGATGCCCCAACTGTTGGATCGCTATGGCCTGGGTGTGCCTATTGGACCTGGGACAATG GGTGCCAGACCTGGATTTTTTCATGATGATAAGTCTCAGAAAAAAG ACACAACTCGTGACAATGACTGGACATGTCCAAAATGTGGCAATGTCAATTTCTCATTTAGAACTGTCTGCAACATGAGAAAGTGCAACACACCCAAACCTGGATCCCAG GCCTCAAAGTCTGACAAAAATTCCA AGCAAAAGATGCCTGAAGGAAGCTGGAAGTGTGAAAAGTGTAACAACATAAACTATCCTTTCAGAACCAAGTGCAACAGACAGAATTGTGGTGCTGACAAGCCTGCTGAGTCTGATAAATCTGCTTCACCATCTGCTGATCAAAATGATCAG TGA
- the LOC108319066 gene encoding ranBP2-type zinc finger protein At1g67325 isoform X1 encodes MSRVDNRNSSAAKRARTDGSRREDDWTCPSCGNVNFSFRTTCNMRNCTQPRPADHNSKSAAKPLQAPQGYSSAAPYLGSNAPSSIYLSVPPYGSSLFNGSSVPPYDVPFSGGSAYHYNYGSRLSAGSPYRPLHLSGPAPYTGGPVMGNGGIYGMPQLLDRYGLGVPIGPGTMGARPGFFHDDKSQKKDTTRDNDWTCPKCGNVNFSFRTVCNMRKCNTPKPGSQASKSDKNSKQKMPEGSWKCEKCNNINYPFRTKCNRQNCGADKPAESDKSASPSADQNDQVCCLKCFHFVNLHLLLQQLVFQEQLCDMMNIFKLQSVVKLSFKWILRKSFSFASIHLKPFCYTFSVSSYLSIAIFNLQLFTVPVSTRTCLRVEKVQSCHQELLNFGV; translated from the exons ATGTCTCGG GTTGACAACAGAAATTCCTCTGCCGCCAAGCGTGCCAGGACTGATG GAAGCCGTAGGGAAGATGATTGGACTTGCCCCAGCTGTGGCAATGTCAATTTCTCTTTCAGGACAACTTGTAACATGCGTAATTGCACTCAACCAAGGCCAGCTGATCATAATTCG AAATCTGCTGCCAAGCCTCTACAAGCTCCACAGGGTTATTCATCCGCAGCTCCTTATTTAGGCTCCAATGCTCCATCTTCTATATATCTTAGTGTCCCACCATATGGATCTTCTCTGTTCAATGGATCATCAGTTCCTCCCTATGATGTTCCATTTTCTGGAGGATCAGCATATCACTACAATTATGGTAGTCGCCTCTCTGCTGGAAGTCCTTATAGACCATTGCATTTATCTGGACCTGCACCCTACACTGGTGGGCCAGTGATGGGAAATG GTGGGATCTATGGGATGCCCCAACTGTTGGATCGCTATGGCCTGGGTGTGCCTATTGGACCTGGGACAATG GGTGCCAGACCTGGATTTTTTCATGATGATAAGTCTCAGAAAAAAG ACACAACTCGTGACAATGACTGGACATGTCCAAAATGTGGCAATGTCAATTTCTCATTTAGAACTGTCTGCAACATGAGAAAGTGCAACACACCCAAACCTGGATCCCAG GCCTCAAAGTCTGACAAAAATTCCA AGCAAAAGATGCCTGAAGGAAGCTGGAAGTGTGAAAAGTGTAACAACATAAACTATCCTTTCAGAACCAAGTGCAACAGACAGAATTGTGGTGCTGACAAGCCTGCTGAGTCTGATAAATCTGCTTCACCATCTGCTGATCAAAATGATCAGGTTTGTTGTctaaaatgttttcattttgttaacCTTCATTTGTTGTTGCAACAGTTGGTTTTCCAAGAGCAGCTTTGTGACATGATGAACATTTTCAAATTGCAATCTGTTGTGAAGTTGTCTTTTAAGTGGATTCTAAGGAAAAGCTTCAGTTTTGCTTCCATTCATTTGAAACCGTTTTGTTACACCTTTTCAGTTTCTTCCTATCTATCCATTGCAATCTTTAATTTGCAATTATTTACTGTTCCAGTGAGTACTAGGACATGTTTGAGGGTTGAGAAGGTCCAGAGTTGTCATCAAGAATTGCTCAATTTCGGTGTCTGA
- the LOC108319069 gene encoding uncharacterized protein LOC108319069 — protein sequence MLICIATPNLSYVTETRQKKMACRSMLRSWILAEPFQFQNLHLNYNRGVRAGPFRRGRGVTLRCCHSETPSSQDDQGPPQEAVLKAISEVSKAEGRVGQTTNMVIGGTVSDDSTNEWLTLDQKVNSYPTVRGFTAIGTGGEDFVQAMVVAVESVIQQPIPQGRVKQKLSARGKYVSVNIGPIQVDSSEQVQAVYNAMRRDDRMKYFL from the exons ATGCTTATATGCATTGCTACTCCGAATTTATCGTATGTTACGGAAACTAGACAGAAAAAAATGGCGTGCAGGAGCATGCTTCGTTCATGGATTCTCGCGGAGCCGTTTCAATTCCAAAATCTTCATTTGAATTATAACAGAGGCGTTAGGGCAGGTCCGTTTCGCCGTGGCAGAGGAGTAACCCTTCGTTGCTGCCACAGCGAGACGCCGTCGTCTCAGGACGATCAAGGTCCGCCTCAAGAGGCGGTGTTGAAGGCCATTTCCG AGGTGTCTAAGGCGGAAGGGAGGGTTGGGCAAACTACGAATATGGTTATTGGAGGTACTGTGTCGGATGATTCTACCAATGAATGGCTCACTTTGGACCAGAAG GTGAACTCATACCCAACTGTTCGAGGATTCACTGCAATAGGAACGGGAGGTGAGGATTTTGTGCAAGCCATGGTTGTTGCCGTGGAATCCGTAATACAGCAGCCTATTCCTCAG GGACGTGTGAAGCAGAAGTTATCTGCAAGAGGCAAATATGTATCTGTAAATATTGGGCCTATACAAGTTGATTCTAGTGAACAG GTCCAAGCTGTATATAATGCCATGAGGAGGGATGACaggatgaaatattttttgtag